The Thioclava sp. GXIMD4216 genome contains the following window.
GGCATGACGATGGGGCTTATGGGCTATGCGCTGGCGCTGCGTTCGGCCGGAGCGATGATGGCGTCGCATATGGTCTTCGGGCTGGCCTGCGCTGTCTTCGGGCTTCTGGCCACGCTGTTTGTGGCCAAGGCCCTGCGCCAGCCACAGGCGTTGAAAGCCGAATGGAACCACCCCGTGCGGCTGGCATTCTTTCCGGCCATCGCCATTTCGGGCCTGCTATTGGCGCGTCTGGTGCTGGAATATGCCCCGAGCCTGGCCAATATCCTGTGGATGCTGGGGGCTGCGGCGCAATTCGGCCTGACGCTGGTGATCATCTCGGCTTGGATCTCGGCGCGTCCCTTCGGTCCCGAAAGCCTGTCACCGGCGTGGTTCATTCCGGCGGTGGGCAATCTGGTGGTGCCGCTGGCAGGGGTGCCGCTGGGCCATATCGAAGCCAGCTGGTATTTCTTTGCCGCAGGGCTGACCTTCTGGATCATCCTCACCACCTTGGTCATCAACCGGCTGATTTTCCATGCGCCCTTGCCGGGCAAGCTGCGCCCCACATTGGTGATCCTGATCGCGCCGCCCGCGATGGCCTTCCTGTCGTGGCTGCTGCTGACCGGCCCCAACCCCGATGCGCTGGCGCGGATCTTGCTGAATGTCGCCTATCTCTTCGCGGCGCTCGTGCTGTTCCAACTGCCGGGCCTGCTGCGCCTGCCCTTCTCGATCTCGTTCTGGGCGCTGTCTTTCCCGCTGGCGGCGCTGACCACGGCGAGTTTCCGCTTTGCGGCCATGACGGGATCGGTCTTCCACCAGAGCTTGGGCCATGCGGGTCTGGCCCTGCTGAGCCTGACCGTGATCCTCCTGCTGTGGAACACCCTCCGCCTCGCGCTGCGTGGCCAGATCTGCCTACCCGAATAAAGGACCGACCCGATGTATGACACCCTGCACTACTCTCTTGGCGCGCTTTCGGGCGGGCTGGTCGGGCTGACGTTAGGCCTCGTGGGCGGCGGCGGCTCCATTCTGGCGGTGCCGTTGATGGTCTATGTGGTGGGGGTGGCCAGCCCGCATGTCGCCATCGGCACCTCGGCGCTTGCGGTGGCCGTGAATGCCGCCAGCAATCTGGCGCTGCATGCCCGCGCCCATACCGTCAAATGGCGCTGCGGGGCGATCTATGCCGGTGCGGGGATCATCGGGGCTTTCGGCGGATCGACGCTGGGCAAGGCCATCAACGGCCAGCACCTGCTGTTCCTGTTCGCGCTGGTCATGGTGGTCGTGGGAGTGTTGATGCTGAAAAACCGCCATGCCGAGGGCATTCCGGGGGCGCAATGCGGCCGCGAGAATGCAGGCAAAGTCGCCGGTTTCGGCTTTGGAACGGGGGCCTTTTCAGGGGTGTTCGGGATTGGAGGCGGGTTTCTGATCGTGCCCGGGTTGATGGCCTCGACCAGAATGCCCACCCTCAATGCCGTGGGCACAAGCCTTGTGGCCGTGACCGCTTTCGGCCTGACCACCGCGCTGAATTACGCGTTTTCGGGGCTGGTGGCATGGGGGATCGCCGCGACCTTCATCGCAGGCGGGTTTCTGGGCGGGATCGCCGGCACGGGCCTTGCGCGGAAACTTTCGGGCAAAGGCACCCTGACCACCGTCTTTGCGGGCCTGATTTTTGTCGTCGCGGCCTATATGTTATGGAAAAGCTGGACCGCGTTGTGATCCGGCTGGAAAGGAGATCTGTCATGCTTACCAAAATCAGCCCCTCCCGTGGGTCCGGCTCGCCGGTCGTGGTCGGATTTTACGAACCGGTTTCAGGATCGTGCCAGTATCTGGTGATCGACCCTGACACCCGTGCCAGCGCCCTGATTGATGTGGTGCAGGAATTCGATGTCACCGCCGCGCGCAGCGGCACAGAATCGGCGGATCATGCACTGGCGCTGGTCAGGGACCATGAGGCCGATCTGAAGCTGATCCTTGACACGCACCCCCATGCCGACCACCTCACCGCAGGCCGCCTGCTGGCCGAACGCACCGGTTGCCCGCATTGGATCGGCGAGAAATGCACCGATATCGCGAAAATCTGGACCGAAATCTATCACCTCCCGCCCCAGACGCTGGACCCTGCCACGCTGTATGACAGGCTTCTGGCCGATGGCGAGGAATTCACGCTGGGCCGGCTGCCGGTCAAGGTGATGCTCTCGCCCGGCCACACGCTTGGCTCGATCACCTATGTGATCGGTGATGCGGCCTTCGTGCATGACACGTTCATGCAGCCCGATGCAGGCACCTCGCGCGCGGATTTTCCCGGCGGTTCGGCGGCAGAGCTATGGGACAGCCTGCAGGCCATCCTTGCCCTGCCCGACGAGACGCGGATCTTTGTGGGCCATGATTACGGCACCAAAACCCGCGAGGAACCGGCATGGGAAAGCACCGTGGCGCAGCAGAAAGCCGAGAATATCCATGTTGGCGGCGGACGCAGCCGTGCGGAATATATCGCATTGCGTGAAAAACGGGATGCCACGCTGAGCCTGCCCAAGCAGATGCTGCATGCCCTTCAGGTCAATCTGCGTGGCGGTCGCCTGCCCGAGCCGGAAGCCGACGGGCATCGCTATTTCAAGATCCCCGCAAACAGGTTCTAGGACCGGTTGCATCTTGGGTCGGGCACCGGACAGCCCGACCTGCCGTCCCGACCTCTGGCAGGGGCAGTCATGGCCCGCGCCCCCTTTGGCCCGAAGAACAGCCCCGAGGGGCGCATCAGGGGGAGGACGGACCCGGGGCCTCGGGGCCGACAAACAGCTGGGCGATTTCACAGATGGCGCGCCAGCCCTGTTCCAGGGCCATGTCGGATGTGACCCTGTTTTCCAGCCACGCCATGATCCCGTTCCAGGAGGCGCTCATCAGCATCTCCGCAAGCACCGCGCGGAAAAGCTGGGTGGATTCGGGCAGGCGGTCCTCCAGCATCTGGGCCAGCCTCTCGCTCATGGCAGCCCGCTCGGCCATATAGACCTTCAGCACCTTCGGCTGCGTCTGCAAGGCAGGGACGATGATCGCCAGTTCGGCCTTGCGCGGCACCGCCCGCATCATCATGGCCCGCAAAAGCTGGTAGAGATCGTCCGCCAAAACCCCGCTGCCCGGAACAAGTGTGCGGCAGATCTCGTCCGTCAGAAACGGAACCTGCCCGAAAAGCGCGGCTTCCTTGTTGGCGTAGTAGTTGAAAAACGTCCGCGCACTGATTCCCGCCTGCTGGCTGATCATTTCGGTCGTAATGGCGTCAAAGCCGTAATCCCGCGAGAGATCGATCGTCGCCTGCTGAATCACCTGCGCCATTTCCGCCTTACGGCGCGATCTCAAATCACTCATGCCACTCCCCTGAGCAAGTCGGCACATCCCGCTTTATAGGAAGCCTTGGCCGCGTATCAGAACACCTGACCCTTGCTGTTTTTACGTGCATCGGGCCGAAATATTTTCGAAAATCAAGCGCTCGTTATCGCGCCAGATATTTACACTTTCGGCAAATTTTGCACACTCTGCAAGAATTGACCATAGACTTCGTCGCCAGGCCATCGTCAAGAGCGAGTGACAGCGGAACGATAGAAACGAGCGGATATGATGAACACAAAATTACGCATGCCTCTGGTGGCGGCCTTCCTTGCACCGGCGATGGGGCTGGGCACCACAGGGATCGCCTTTGCACAGGCCTACCAACAGCCGAATGCCGAAGTCGGGTATGTCGTGCTGCATCCAAGCGACGTTCCGCAGACCATCGAGCTTCCGGGCCGCGCCGTGGCCTTTGAACAGGCCGATATCCGTCCGCGCGTGGACGGGGTGATCATGCAAAAGCTCTATAAACCCGGGGCAGAGGTGAAAACCGGCGATCCGCTGTTCCAGCTGGACGATGCCAGCTATCAGGCCACGGTCGAGGCGGATGAGGCGACAGTGGCCGAAGCCGAAGCCGATCTGCCTGTCAAACAGGCCGCCTATGACCGTGCTGCCAAGCTTGAGGGGTCGGGCTATACCGCAGCCGATGTGGAAACCGCCCGCTCGGATCTGGCATCGGCAAAAGCGACGCTGCAATCGGCGCAAGCGGCGCTGAAATATGCCAAGATCGAGCTTGGCTGGACCACGATCCGTTCGCCGATTGACGGGGTGGTGGATGTGGCCGATGTCTCGACCGGCGACCTTGTGACCTCGGGGCAGGACACCGCCCTGACCACGGTCACGACGCTTGATCCGATCGATGTCGAATTGCTGGAACCTGCCGCCGATATCCTGTCGCTCCGCTCCAAGGTCAAGAATGGCGAATTGCAGCTTTCCGACAAGTTGCAGGCCAATCTGGTGCTTGAAAACGGCGAGACCTATAAAGCGACTGGCGAGCTGGTCACCCCGTCTCCGACGGTGTCCACCACCACCGGTTCGGTCACGGTGCGCTTCCGCTTCGACAATCCCGACCATATCATCCTGCCGGGCATGTTCCTGCGCGGGAATGTGCAGCTCGGCTCGCTCAAGGCCTTTCTGGTGCCCCAGCGCGCAGGCGAGCATGATACCAATGGCAATCTGAGCTTCTTCGTGGTCGATGCGGACGGCAAGGCCAAACAGGTCAGCGTGCCGACCGAAGGCAGCACCGATACCGCGTGGATTGTGACCTCCGGCCTTGAGGACGGGGTGAAAGTGATCGTGGACGGGCAGAAAACCCTGCAGGACGGTGCCACAGTGAAGGCCGTGCAGGTGAAGATTGCCGACGACGGCACCACGCAGGATGTCGCCACCGACGCCGCCTCTCAGGACAGCGCCGAGAGCGCAGCAACGGCGGACTGATCCGATGGCACAGTTCTTCATTCACCGGCCCGTCTTTGCTTGGGTGCTTGCGATTGTCCTGATGATCGCGGGTGTCTTCGGGCTGAACTCGCTTGCGATTTCGCAATATCCCGAAGTCTCGCCGACCACGGTGCGGATTCAGGCCACCTATACCGGAGCCTCCGCCCAGATCGTGGCCAATTCGGTGACATCCGTCATCGAGGACGGCATGACGGGGCTGGATGGTCTGCTTTACATGACCTCGAACTCCTCGCAGGGCAGTTCGCAGATCTCGCTTGTCTTCAACTCCAGCACCGACGCCGATATGGCGCAGGTGCAGGTGCAGAACAAGTTACAGCTGGTCGAGAGTTCCCTGCCCACAGCCGTGACCCAGACGGGGGTCTCGGTCACCCGCTCCACCAGTTCGATCCTGCTGGTGGGCGCGCTTGTCTCCGACGATAACAAGCGCAGCAATGTCGAATTGGGGGATCTCTTCTCCAACCAGATGGAAGATACCGTCCAGCGTCTGGAAGGCGTCGGCTCGATTCAGGTCTTCGGGTCGGAATATGCCATGCGCATCTGGCTCGATCCGGCAAAGCTTTACAAATACTCGCTGACCCCTTCGGATGTCACCGATGCCGTTTCGGAACAGAACACCAATGTCACGGTCGGGTCGCTGGGCGATCTGCCAAGCAAGAACGGGCAGGAAGTCACCATCTCGCTGAAGGCCCAAAGCCAGCTTTCGACGGTGGATGATTTCCGCAAGATCCTGCTGAAAACCAATGATGACGGCTCTTCGGTCTATCTGGGCGATGTCGCTACGGTCGAGCTGGCCGATGACGATTACTCGGTGCTGGGCCAGTATAACGGCAAGAACGCCACAGGTTTCGGCGTCAACCTGCAAAACGGTGCCAATGCCGTCGAGACCTCCGAGCGCGTCCATACCGCGCTTGACAAGCTGGCCAAGTCGCTGCCCGAAGGCGTGACGCTGGTCTATCCC
Protein-coding sequences here:
- a CDS encoding sulfite exporter TauE/SafE family protein, with amino-acid sequence MYDTLHYSLGALSGGLVGLTLGLVGGGGSILAVPLMVYVVGVASPHVAIGTSALAVAVNAASNLALHARAHTVKWRCGAIYAGAGIIGAFGGSTLGKAINGQHLLFLFALVMVVVGVLMLKNRHAEGIPGAQCGRENAGKVAGFGFGTGAFSGVFGIGGGFLIVPGLMASTRMPTLNAVGTSLVAVTAFGLTTALNYAFSGLVAWGIAATFIAGGFLGGIAGTGLARKLSGKGTLTTVFAGLIFVVAAYMLWKSWTAL
- a CDS encoding MBL fold metallo-hydrolase, giving the protein MLTKISPSRGSGSPVVVGFYEPVSGSCQYLVIDPDTRASALIDVVQEFDVTAARSGTESADHALALVRDHEADLKLILDTHPHADHLTAGRLLAERTGCPHWIGEKCTDIAKIWTEIYHLPPQTLDPATLYDRLLADGEEFTLGRLPVKVMLSPGHTLGSITYVIGDAAFVHDTFMQPDAGTSRADFPGGSAAELWDSLQAILALPDETRIFVGHDYGTKTREEPAWESTVAQQKAENIHVGGGRSRAEYIALREKRDATLSLPKQMLHALQVNLRGGRLPEPEADGHRYFKIPANRF
- a CDS encoding efflux RND transporter periplasmic adaptor subunit, which translates into the protein MMNTKLRMPLVAAFLAPAMGLGTTGIAFAQAYQQPNAEVGYVVLHPSDVPQTIELPGRAVAFEQADIRPRVDGVIMQKLYKPGAEVKTGDPLFQLDDASYQATVEADEATVAEAEADLPVKQAAYDRAAKLEGSGYTAADVETARSDLASAKATLQSAQAALKYAKIELGWTTIRSPIDGVVDVADVSTGDLVTSGQDTALTTVTTLDPIDVELLEPAADILSLRSKVKNGELQLSDKLQANLVLENGETYKATGELVTPSPTVSTTTGSVTVRFRFDNPDHIILPGMFLRGNVQLGSLKAFLVPQRAGEHDTNGNLSFFVVDADGKAKQVSVPTEGSTDTAWIVTSGLEDGVKVIVDGQKTLQDGATVKAVQVKIADDGTTQDVATDAASQDSAESAATAD
- a CDS encoding SLAC1 anion channel family protein translates to MRPDHPVRFAAPSPASSLGAAQTPSAGPAALPPESSGWLAHFPVSLFGMTMGLMGYALALRSAGAMMASHMVFGLACAVFGLLATLFVAKALRQPQALKAEWNHPVRLAFFPAIAISGLLLARLVLEYAPSLANILWMLGAAAQFGLTLVIISAWISARPFGPESLSPAWFIPAVGNLVVPLAGVPLGHIEASWYFFAAGLTFWIILTTLVINRLIFHAPLPGKLRPTLVILIAPPAMAFLSWLLLTGPNPDALARILLNVAYLFAALVLFQLPGLLRLPFSISFWALSFPLAALTTASFRFAAMTGSVFHQSLGHAGLALLSLTVILLLWNTLRLALRGQICLPE
- a CDS encoding TetR/AcrR family transcriptional regulator, whose translation is MSDLRSRRKAEMAQVIQQATIDLSRDYGFDAITTEMISQQAGISARTFFNYYANKEAALFGQVPFLTDEICRTLVPGSGVLADDLYQLLRAMMMRAVPRKAELAIIVPALQTQPKVLKVYMAERAAMSERLAQMLEDRLPESTQLFRAVLAEMLMSASWNGIMAWLENRVTSDMALEQGWRAICEIAQLFVGPEAPGPSSP